One region of Penaeus monodon isolate SGIC_2016 unplaced genomic scaffold, NSTDA_Pmon_1 PmonScaffold_5905, whole genome shotgun sequence genomic DNA includes:
- the LOC119571338 gene encoding pro-resilin-like: protein TLTLMYHIEAFPYVDVTVLIVAILLAAACAQHDTGYSAPSDPKPAKYSFNYQVQNDPTKNDFGHQEARDGPDTQGSYQVQLPDGRLQKVSYTVSVDSGYVADVMYEGEAQYQAESTPGYA from the exons TACACTTACACTAATGTACCACATAGAAGCTTTCCCATATGTTGACGTCACA gtaCTAATTGTTGCTATTCTTTTGGCTGCTGCTTGCGCTCAACATGACACTGGCTATTCCGCTCCCTCTGACCCAAAG CCTGCGAAGTACAGCTTCAACTATCAAGTGCAAAACGACCCGACCAAGAACGACTTCGGTCATCAGGAGGCCCGCGACGGCCCTGACACGCAGGGGTCGTACCAGGTGCAGCTTCCCGACGGTCGCCTGCAGAAGGTCTCCTACACCGTGAGCGTGGACTCCGGATACGTGGCGGATGTGATGTACGAAGGCGAGGCTCAGTATCAGGCCGAAAGC